A portion of the Rhodococcus pseudokoreensis genome contains these proteins:
- a CDS encoding thiamine pyrophosphate-dependent dehydrogenase E1 component subunit alpha, which produces MALNKNSLLSAYRKMSEIRAFEDRLHEENATGDIPGFIHLYSGQEAIAVGVCENLQDSDYIGSTHRGHGHCIAKGCDLHGMMAEIFGKDDGLCHGKGGSMHIADLSVGMLGANAIVGGAPSLAIGAALSAKTLRNGGVAASFTGDGGSNQGTVFEAMNMAVVLDLPIVFVTENNGFGEATGRDYAVGAPSIASRAASFGMPAVTVDGTDFFAVYEATREAVERARMGGGPTSIEAIAYRWHGHFEGDAQLYRTADQVAELRKTKDPLLNFRNHPDSKKVSAKELDAIDADARARVDDAVAKARQAEYPPLANLLTDVYVSY; this is translated from the coding sequence ATGGCGCTGAACAAGAATTCGTTACTGAGCGCGTATCGGAAGATGTCCGAGATCCGAGCGTTCGAAGACCGCCTTCACGAGGAGAACGCCACCGGCGACATTCCCGGCTTCATCCACCTGTACTCCGGTCAGGAAGCCATTGCCGTCGGTGTGTGCGAGAACCTGCAGGACAGTGACTATATCGGGTCCACCCACCGCGGTCACGGGCACTGCATCGCCAAGGGGTGCGACCTCCACGGGATGATGGCGGAGATCTTCGGGAAGGACGACGGCCTCTGCCACGGCAAGGGCGGTTCGATGCACATCGCCGACCTTTCGGTGGGCATGCTCGGCGCGAACGCCATCGTCGGCGGGGCGCCTTCCCTCGCCATCGGTGCGGCGCTCAGCGCGAAGACCCTGCGCAACGGCGGCGTCGCCGCTTCGTTCACCGGCGACGGCGGCTCCAACCAGGGGACGGTCTTCGAAGCCATGAACATGGCCGTCGTGCTCGACCTTCCCATCGTCTTCGTCACCGAGAACAACGGTTTCGGGGAAGCCACCGGCCGGGACTACGCCGTCGGCGCACCCAGTATCGCTTCCCGTGCGGCGTCGTTCGGCATGCCTGCCGTCACCGTCGACGGAACCGACTTCTTCGCCGTGTACGAGGCGACCCGTGAGGCCGTCGAACGTGCGCGCATGGGAGGCGGGCCCACGTCGATCGAGGCGATCGCGTACCGCTGGCACGGACACTTCGAGGGTGACGCGCAGCTGTACCGCACCGCGGACCAGGTCGCGGAGCTGCGCAAGACGAAAGACCCGCTACTGAACTTCCGCAACCACCCGGACAGCAAGAAGGTGTCCGCGAAGGAACTCGACGCGATCGACGCCGACGCGCGGGCCCGGGTCGACGACGCCGTGGCGAAGGCCCGGCAGGCCGAGTATCCACCGTTGGCGAACCTTCTGACCGACGTCTACGTGTCGTACTGA
- a CDS encoding alpha-ketoacid dehydrogenase subunit beta, with the protein MTTSKTTYREAIKAALAQEMERDATVVQIGEDLRGGQAGTNPELESGKLEAFGGVLGVTKGLWTEFGSDRVIDTPITESAIIGMAAGAALTGLRPVAELMFMDFFGVCYDALYNQAAKFRYMFGGKARTPLVVRGMIGAGFSAAAQHSQSPYNVFAAVPGLKVVAPSNAYDAKGLLIQSIRDDDPVVFCEHKTLYDLKGEVPDEPYTIPFGVANYTREGTDVTIIALSAMVNAANTAADKLATEGISVEVVDPRTVSPLDEEGILESVASTGRVVIVDESAARCGFGHDVAALIATKAFGSLKAPIELVTPPHTPVPFSPVLEQAWLPNAARIEAAVRKVVTA; encoded by the coding sequence ATGACAACGTCGAAGACGACGTACCGCGAAGCAATCAAGGCCGCGCTCGCCCAGGAGATGGAACGTGACGCGACGGTTGTGCAGATCGGTGAAGACCTACGTGGCGGTCAGGCGGGTACCAATCCGGAACTCGAGTCCGGAAAACTCGAGGCGTTCGGCGGGGTGCTGGGTGTGACGAAGGGCCTGTGGACCGAATTCGGTTCCGACCGGGTCATCGACACCCCGATCACCGAGTCCGCGATCATCGGCATGGCAGCCGGCGCCGCACTGACCGGGCTGCGTCCGGTCGCCGAACTGATGTTCATGGACTTCTTCGGAGTCTGTTACGACGCCCTGTACAACCAGGCGGCGAAGTTCCGCTACATGTTCGGCGGCAAGGCCCGCACCCCGCTCGTGGTGCGCGGCATGATCGGTGCCGGATTCTCGGCGGCGGCGCAGCATTCGCAGTCTCCGTACAACGTGTTCGCCGCGGTCCCCGGCCTCAAGGTGGTGGCCCCGTCCAACGCGTATGACGCCAAAGGTCTTCTCATCCAGTCCATTCGCGACGACGACCCGGTGGTGTTCTGCGAGCACAAGACCCTGTACGACCTGAAGGGCGAGGTTCCCGACGAGCCGTACACGATCCCGTTCGGTGTCGCCAACTACACCCGTGAAGGCACGGACGTCACGATCATCGCGCTCTCGGCGATGGTGAACGCCGCCAACACGGCCGCCGACAAACTTGCCACCGAGGGCATCTCCGTCGAGGTGGTCGACCCGCGGACCGTCTCACCCCTCGACGAGGAAGGCATCCTCGAATCCGTCGCGTCCACCGGACGGGTCGTGATCGTCGACGAGTCCGCGGCGCGGTGCGGATTCGGCCACGACGTCGCCGCACTGATCGCGACCAAGGCGTTCGGTTCGCTGAAGGCACCGATCGAACTGGTCACCCCGCCGCACACCCCCGTGCCGTTCTCCCCCGTGCTCGAACAGGCATGGCTTCCCAACGCGGCACGCATCGAGGCCGCGGTACGCAAGGTGGTGACTGCCTGA
- a CDS encoding 2-oxo acid dehydrogenase subunit E2, which produces MSDIKLIEVPKWGLSMDEGTVTEWLIDEGTPFAKGDLICEIETSKITNELEAPFDGALRRIVAKPGATLPVGAVLAVSADAAVSDAEIEEFLTGIGADHVPAPEPERTPGGQPTPAEPRVTPTPSAPAAQESARPPGTTTVPDSLRGRTNGDVFATPHSLRLAEELSLDLGRVAGTGRDGRISVADVHDAIRSAGGTVADAPAPTRSGVPGRSAEDDGTVDATPVARRLARSLGINLHDCRATGSRGRVCEADVREAERTFRLVPEPAPAPAGRADAPHVLPEFETIPFNSMRKAIGQRLQESKRNAPHFRLTADLEIDNLLALRTEINATVPAVKLSVNDFVVKACAAALRKVPDVNVQFDEAAQSVLRFSAADISVAVALPSGLITPIVRGAESKSLAEISGEVHALVTKAKTGKLTPEEFQGGTFTISNLGMFGVREFDAIINPPQGAILAVGAGQQRPVVVDGRVEVRAMLTVTLSCDHRVIDGALGATFLQELRRFVESPALMLV; this is translated from the coding sequence ATGAGCGACATCAAGCTGATCGAAGTTCCCAAATGGGGCCTGTCCATGGACGAGGGCACCGTCACCGAGTGGTTGATCGACGAAGGAACACCCTTCGCGAAAGGCGATCTGATCTGCGAGATCGAAACCAGCAAGATCACCAACGAGTTGGAGGCGCCGTTCGACGGCGCACTGCGTCGCATCGTCGCCAAGCCGGGCGCCACGCTGCCGGTGGGTGCGGTCTTGGCGGTATCGGCGGACGCGGCCGTCTCCGATGCCGAGATCGAGGAGTTCCTGACCGGAATCGGAGCGGATCACGTCCCCGCGCCCGAGCCGGAGCGGACACCGGGCGGGCAGCCCACTCCCGCAGAGCCGCGGGTGACGCCCACCCCGTCCGCTCCGGCGGCCCAGGAATCGGCGCGGCCACCCGGCACCACCACCGTCCCGGATTCGCTACGGGGACGGACGAATGGTGACGTCTTCGCGACGCCGCACTCCCTGCGGTTGGCCGAAGAATTGTCACTCGATCTGGGCCGGGTGGCCGGGACCGGCCGCGACGGCCGGATCTCGGTCGCGGACGTCCACGACGCGATTCGCTCGGCAGGCGGAACCGTCGCAGACGCACCGGCGCCCACTCGGTCTGGTGTGCCGGGACGCTCCGCCGAGGACGACGGCACGGTCGATGCGACACCGGTGGCACGTCGACTGGCGAGATCCCTGGGCATCAACCTGCACGACTGCCGGGCCACCGGTTCGCGGGGGCGAGTCTGCGAGGCGGACGTCCGGGAAGCCGAAAGGACGTTCCGACTGGTTCCCGAACCGGCGCCCGCGCCCGCCGGCCGTGCGGACGCCCCGCACGTGCTGCCCGAGTTCGAGACGATCCCGTTCAACTCGATGCGCAAGGCGATCGGTCAGCGCCTGCAGGAATCGAAGCGCAACGCCCCGCACTTCCGGCTCACCGCGGACCTCGAGATCGACAATCTCCTCGCACTCCGCACGGAGATCAACGCAACGGTGCCGGCAGTCAAGCTGTCGGTCAACGACTTCGTGGTCAAAGCCTGCGCTGCGGCGCTGCGCAAGGTCCCGGACGTCAACGTCCAGTTCGACGAGGCGGCGCAATCGGTGCTGAGATTCTCCGCCGCCGACATCTCGGTAGCCGTCGCCCTGCCGTCGGGCCTGATCACGCCCATCGTTCGCGGAGCGGAGAGCAAGAGCCTCGCCGAGATCTCCGGTGAGGTCCACGCATTGGTGACCAAGGCCAAGACCGGCAAGCTGACGCCCGAGGAGTTCCAGGGTGGCACGTTCACCATCTCGAACCTCGGTATGTTCGGCGTGCGCGAATTCGACGCGATCATCAACCCACCGCAGGGCGCCATCCTCGCCGTCGGTGCGGGGCAGCAACGGCCGGTCGTCGTGGACGGCCGGGTGGAGGTCCGCGCGATGCTGACCGTCACGCTGTCGTGCGACCACCGCGTGATCGACGGCGCCCTCGGCGCGACGTTCCTGCAGGAACTGCGGCGCTTCGTCGAATCACCCGCGTTGATGCTGGTCTAG
- the lpdA gene encoding dihydrolipoyl dehydrogenase: MTDKYDVLVIGSGPGGYVAAIRAAQHGLRTAVIERDRLGGICLNWGCIPTKALLHGADVAHTLANLRPLGFSTSGVEFDMAQLVEFSRGVSGRLSDGIGYLMKKNGIDVISGTARLTGKGVVGVREGGDPASPLTEYRADHIILATGARPRSVPGVTPDGDRVWTYFDALVPQELPKSLLVIGSGAIGVEFASLYHDLGSAVTLVELAPQIMPVEDATVAGHVRRQFEKRGIEIHTGASVSELTVGADSVAVTVKCADGTLEERVVERVLVAAGIQGNIENLGLADVGVEVDRGFVTTDEWCRTSTFGIYAIGDVAGAPCLAHKASHEGVLCVDKLAGAPHVTPLDKDYVPGCTYSRPQVASLGLTEDQARATGRSLQIGQFDLQASGKALAIGEAEGFVKTIFDADSGELLGAHMVGPEVTEQIQGFGIARSLEATGDDLADVVFAHPTLSEAMHESVLSALGRPINM; the protein is encoded by the coding sequence ATGACTGACAAATACGACGTCCTGGTGATCGGAAGCGGGCCCGGCGGCTACGTGGCCGCCATCCGCGCCGCCCAACACGGACTCCGCACAGCGGTGATCGAACGGGACCGACTCGGCGGCATCTGCCTGAACTGGGGTTGCATTCCCACCAAGGCGCTGCTGCACGGCGCCGACGTCGCGCACACGCTGGCGAATCTGCGTCCCCTCGGATTCTCCACCAGCGGTGTCGAATTCGACATGGCGCAATTGGTCGAGTTCAGCCGCGGGGTGTCGGGTCGGTTGTCCGACGGCATCGGGTATCTGATGAAGAAGAACGGCATCGACGTGATCAGCGGCACCGCGCGACTCACCGGAAAGGGCGTGGTGGGTGTTCGGGAGGGCGGTGACCCGGCGTCGCCGCTCACCGAGTACCGGGCCGATCACATCATCCTCGCCACGGGTGCGCGCCCCCGGTCGGTGCCCGGGGTGACACCGGACGGCGATCGGGTCTGGACCTACTTCGACGCGCTCGTACCCCAGGAACTTCCGAAGTCGCTGTTGGTCATCGGTTCCGGTGCCATCGGCGTCGAGTTCGCGAGCCTCTACCACGATTTGGGCAGTGCGGTCACCCTCGTCGAACTGGCACCGCAGATCATGCCCGTCGAGGATGCCACGGTGGCCGGCCACGTGCGCCGGCAGTTCGAGAAGCGCGGGATCGAGATCCACACCGGCGCCTCGGTGTCCGAACTCACCGTCGGCGCGGATTCCGTCGCCGTGACGGTGAAATGCGCGGACGGAACCCTCGAAGAACGGGTCGTGGAGCGGGTTCTGGTCGCCGCCGGCATCCAGGGAAACATCGAGAATCTCGGGCTCGCGGACGTCGGCGTCGAGGTGGACCGCGGGTTCGTCACCACCGACGAGTGGTGCCGCACCAGCACATTCGGGATCTACGCCATCGGCGACGTCGCCGGCGCCCCGTGCCTCGCCCACAAAGCCAGTCACGAGGGCGTGCTGTGTGTCGACAAGCTGGCGGGAGCCCCGCACGTGACACCGTTGGACAAAGACTATGTCCCCGGATGCACGTACTCGCGGCCCCAGGTCGCCAGCCTCGGCCTCACCGAGGACCAGGCACGGGCAACCGGGCGCTCCCTGCAGATCGGACAGTTCGATCTGCAGGCCTCCGGCAAGGCACTCGCCATCGGTGAAGCCGAAGGCTTCGTCAAGACCATCTTCGACGCCGACAGCGGTGAACTGCTGGGCGCCCACATGGTCGGGCCCGAAGTCACCGAGCAGATCCAGGGATTCGGCATCGCACGATCCCTGGAGGCTACCGGTGACGATCTCGCGGACGTGGTCTTCGCGCACCCGACGCTGTCCGAGGCCATGCACGAGTCGGTCCTGTCGGCGCTGGGCCGCCCGATCAACATGTAG
- the lipA gene encoding lipoyl synthase produces the protein MTATPRTSSGAVQAPPGRKLLRLEIRNAETPIERKPNWIKTRAKMGPEYSELEGLVKREGLHTVCEEAGCPNIYECWEDREATFLIGGEQCTRRCDFCQIDTGKPTDLDRDEPRRVAESVQAMGLRYSTITGVARDDLPDGGAWLYAETVRQIHQLNPGTGVENLIPDFNGKPDLLAEVFDSRPEVLAHNLETVPRIFKRIRPAFRYERSLGVITAARDFGLVTKSNLILGMGETPDEVHQAMLDLHAAGCDILTITQYLRPSPRHHPVERWVKPEEFVEHSQAAEEIGFAGVMAGPLVRSSYRAGRLHAQAVQHRNSSMQEIP, from the coding sequence GTGACTGCCACACCACGAACATCGTCCGGGGCCGTGCAGGCCCCGCCCGGCCGCAAATTGCTCCGCCTCGAGATCCGAAACGCGGAGACTCCGATCGAACGCAAACCGAACTGGATCAAGACGAGAGCGAAGATGGGCCCGGAATACTCCGAGCTCGAGGGCCTCGTCAAACGCGAGGGTTTGCACACCGTCTGCGAAGAAGCCGGCTGCCCCAACATCTACGAATGCTGGGAAGACCGCGAAGCGACGTTCCTCATCGGCGGCGAACAGTGCACCCGCCGCTGCGACTTCTGCCAAATCGACACCGGCAAACCCACAGACCTCGACCGCGACGAACCCCGCCGCGTCGCCGAATCCGTGCAGGCGATGGGACTGCGGTACTCCACCATCACCGGCGTCGCCCGCGACGACCTCCCCGACGGCGGCGCCTGGCTCTACGCCGAAACGGTCCGCCAGATCCACCAGCTCAACCCCGGCACCGGCGTCGAGAACCTCATCCCCGACTTCAACGGCAAGCCGGACCTGCTCGCCGAGGTCTTCGACTCCCGCCCCGAGGTCCTCGCCCACAACCTCGAGACCGTGCCCCGCATCTTCAAACGGATCCGCCCCGCGTTCCGCTACGAACGCTCCCTCGGCGTGATCACCGCCGCCCGCGACTTCGGACTGGTCACCAAGTCCAACCTGATCCTCGGCATGGGCGAGACCCCCGACGAGGTCCACCAGGCGATGCTCGACCTGCACGCCGCCGGCTGCGACATCCTCACCATCACCCAGTACCTGCGCCCCTCCCCCCGGCACCACCCCGTCGAGCGGTGGGTCAAGCCCGAAGAGTTCGTCGAGCACTCCCAGGCCGCCGAGGAGATCGGATTCGCCGGCGTCATGGCCGGACCGCTCGTGCGCTCGTCGTACCGCGCCGGCCGCCTCCACGCGCAGGCAGTCCAACACCGCAACTCGAGCATGCAGGAGATTCCATGA
- a CDS encoding DUF3263 domain-containing protein, translated as MMNDSVIDDARVVEFARRWLPYGGGTTGDLLVEFGMTPACYVARLGRILSGPAGHRLDPQLRADLRHFVAVRSARR; from the coding sequence ATGATGAACGACTCCGTCATCGACGACGCAAGGGTTGTCGAATTCGCCCGGCGCTGGCTCCCCTACGGCGGTGGCACCACCGGCGATCTCCTCGTCGAATTCGGGATGACACCCGCGTGCTACGTGGCCCGGCTCGGCAGGATCCTTTCCGGACCCGCCGGTCACCGGCTCGATCCACAACTGCGCGCGGACCTGCGTCACTTCGTCGCCGTGCGCTCGGCGCGGCGCTAG
- a CDS encoding GAF domain-containing protein: MHDAVLSGRRPPAQPREIVGRSWSRLQADGVSPDSCEDVVLADCAEVEARRTRTALRSILPELRSALTQVAEDANFIVVIADSDGVVLWREGSRGLRKAADALGFMEGARWSESSVGTNSIGTALVEDTPVQLFSAEHYARSHRGWSCTGSPVHDPRSGEVLGVVDISGSAMSVHPTTVALVQTAVRLAEATLWQEHTINLEKLRGHAAPVLGATAGPALVVDRHGWVADARGIAAPDRVSPPCPGTPLLVPGLGLCVPEPLGDGWLVRREGRPATIGVELDLGESPRATVRGDTSWTRALSPRHAQILRVLTESGSAGIDAASLSVSLFGDRDHVVAVRAEISRLRKSLGPILSTHPYRFADGVDVHVVG, from the coding sequence GTGCACGATGCAGTGCTGTCGGGTCGGCGACCACCGGCGCAGCCGCGCGAGATCGTCGGCAGGTCGTGGTCGCGGTTACAAGCGGACGGGGTGAGTCCCGACAGTTGTGAGGACGTGGTGCTGGCCGACTGCGCCGAGGTCGAAGCCCGGCGGACGCGTACCGCCCTGCGTTCGATTCTTCCGGAGCTTCGCAGCGCGTTGACTCAGGTGGCGGAGGACGCGAATTTCATCGTGGTGATCGCGGACTCCGACGGGGTGGTTCTGTGGAGGGAAGGGTCCCGTGGCCTGCGGAAGGCCGCCGATGCCCTGGGATTCATGGAGGGCGCCCGATGGTCCGAGAGTTCGGTGGGTACTAACTCCATCGGGACGGCGTTGGTGGAAGATACTCCTGTGCAGCTGTTCTCGGCGGAGCATTACGCACGGTCTCATCGTGGCTGGTCGTGCACGGGCTCTCCGGTGCACGATCCGCGGAGCGGCGAAGTGCTCGGCGTCGTCGACATCAGTGGCTCGGCGATGTCGGTTCATCCGACGACGGTGGCGCTGGTGCAAACGGCGGTACGGTTGGCCGAGGCCACACTGTGGCAGGAGCACACGATCAACCTGGAGAAGCTTCGCGGTCATGCGGCGCCGGTGCTCGGGGCAACCGCCGGTCCGGCCCTCGTGGTGGACCGGCACGGCTGGGTCGCCGACGCTCGTGGGATCGCCGCCCCCGATCGGGTGTCACCTCCGTGCCCCGGCACGCCGCTGTTGGTCCCCGGATTGGGGCTGTGTGTGCCGGAACCGCTCGGTGACGGTTGGCTGGTACGGCGCGAAGGCAGGCCGGCGACCATCGGAGTGGAACTAGATCTCGGCGAGTCCCCCCGGGCAACGGTGCGGGGCGATACGAGTTGGACCCGCGCGCTCTCTCCGCGCCATGCGCAGATACTGCGAGTGCTGACCGAAAGCGGTTCCGCTGGAATCGATGCCGCGTCGCTGAGTGTGTCGTTGTTCGGTGACCGCGACCACGTGGTGGCCGTGCGCGCCGAGATCTCCCGTCTCCGAAAGAGTCTCGGCCCCATTCTGTCCACCCATCCGTACCGGTTCGCGGACGGCGTGGACGTGCACGTCGTCGGCTGA